The proteins below are encoded in one region of Peptoniphilus sp. GNH:
- a CDS encoding terminase large subunit, with product MKYKPTKFMLPTSHYDKNKADYAVTFIECLKHTKGRWAGKDFKLIEWQEEIIRDLFGIVKDTGYRQFNTAYIEIPKKMGKSELAAAVALLLTCGDGEERAEVYGCAADRQQATIVFDVAADMVRMSPALSKRVKILASQKRMIYKPTNSFYQVLSAEAYSKHGFNIHGVVFDELHTQPNRKLFDVMTKGSGDARTQPLYFLITTAGTDTKSICYETHQKAVDILEGRKTDPTFYPVIYGADREDDWTDEKVWHKANPSLGITVPIEKVRQACESAKQNPTEENAFRQLRLNQWVKQAIRWMPMEKWDLCNFTVNEEELKGRVCYGGLDLSSTTDITAFVLVFPPIDEDDKYQILPYFWLPEDNLDLRVKRDHVNYDLWKKQGYIMTTEGNVVHYGFIEKFIEDLGEIYNIREIAFDRWGAVQMVQNLEGMGFTVVPFGQGFKDMSPPTKELMKLTLERKIAHGGNPVLRWMMDNIFIRTDPAGNIKADKGKSTEKIDGVIATIMALDRAIRCGNDTSESVYDDRGLIVF from the coding sequence ATGAAATATAAACCAACAAAATTTATGCTACCTACATCTCACTATGATAAAAACAAAGCTGACTATGCTGTCACTTTTATAGAATGTCTGAAACATACAAAAGGTAGATGGGCAGGTAAAGACTTCAAGCTTATTGAATGGCAAGAAGAAATCATAAGAGACTTATTTGGAATTGTAAAAGATACGGGATACCGACAATTTAATACAGCCTATATTGAAATACCAAAGAAGATGGGAAAATCAGAACTTGCAGCTGCTGTAGCACTCCTCCTTACTTGTGGCGATGGAGAAGAAAGAGCAGAAGTTTATGGATGCGCTGCTGATAGACAACAAGCAACCATTGTCTTTGATGTTGCAGCTGATATGGTAAGAATGAGCCCAGCCCTATCTAAAAGAGTAAAGATTCTAGCATCTCAAAAGAGAATGATATATAAGCCTACTAATTCTTTCTACCAAGTTTTATCTGCAGAGGCTTATTCTAAACACGGATTTAATATTCATGGTGTAGTCTTTGACGAACTTCATACTCAACCTAACAGAAAATTATTTGATGTTATGACAAAAGGGTCTGGCGATGCAAGAACCCAACCACTATATTTTCTCATAACAACTGCAGGAACAGATACGAAATCAATCTGCTACGAAACTCACCAAAAGGCAGTGGACATACTTGAAGGTAGAAAAACTGATCCAACTTTTTATCCTGTTATTTATGGAGCAGACAGAGAAGATGATTGGACAGATGAAAAAGTATGGCATAAGGCAAATCCTTCTCTTGGAATTACAGTTCCTATAGAAAAAGTAAGACAAGCCTGTGAATCAGCTAAGCAAAACCCAACTGAAGAAAATGCCTTCAGACAGTTAAGATTAAATCAGTGGGTCAAACAAGCAATCAGGTGGATGCCTATGGAAAAATGGGACCTATGTAATTTTACTGTTAATGAAGAAGAACTAAAAGGAAGAGTTTGCTATGGTGGACTTGACCTATCAAGCACAACGGATATTACAGCTTTTGTTTTAGTATTTCCTCCAATAGATGAAGATGATAAATATCAAATATTACCTTACTTTTGGTTGCCAGAAGATAACCTCGACCTAAGAGTAAAAAGAGACCATGTAAACTATGACCTATGGAAAAAACAAGGCTATATTATGACAACAGAAGGCAATGTAGTTCATTATGGTTTTATTGAAAAATTTATAGAAGACTTAGGCGAAATATATAACATCCGAGAAATTGCCTTTGACAGATGGGGAGCAGTTCAGATGGTTCAAAACTTAGAAGGTATGGGATTTACTGTTGTTCCCTTTGGACAAGGATTTAAAGATATGTCTCCACCAACAAAAGAATTAATGAAACTAACTCTTGAAAGAAAAATAGCCCATGGAGGTAATCCAGTTCTAAGATGGATGATGGACAATATTTTTATACGAACTGACCCTGCTGGAAACATTAAGGCAGACAAGGGAAAATCTACTGAGAAGATAGATGGAGTAATTGCCACAATTATGGCACTTGATAGAGCTATAAGATGTGGAAATGATACAAGCGAATCTGTTTATGATGATAGAGGGTTAATAGTATTCTGA
- a CDS encoding DUF4314 domain-containing protein, which produces MISREIIQKLKEAYPVGTRVKLIQMEDDQAPPVGTLGTVYGVDAIGSILVKWDNGSMLNVIFRVDRIEKISDKG; this is translated from the coding sequence ATGATTTCAAGGGAAATTATACAAAAATTAAAAGAGGCGTATCCAGTAGGTACGAGAGTGAAACTAATCCAAATGGAAGATGACCAAGCACCTCCAGTTGGAACTTTAGGCACAGTTTACGGGGTGGATGCCATTGGATCAATCCTAGTAAAATGGGATAATGGTTCAATGTTAAATGTAATTTTCAGAGTGGATAGAATAGAAAAGATATCCGATAAAGGTTGA
- a CDS encoding DNA cytosine methyltransferase has translation MNKELTLGSLFDGSGGFPLAAIFCGIKPIWASEVEPFPIRVTQKNLPQVKHLGDIKDIDGSEIEPVDIISFGSPCQDLSIAGKRAGLEGKKSNLFYEAIRVIKEMRCKSNGEYPRYLLWENVPGAFSSNKGEDFRCVLEEITRIKDSTVKLSRPPRWHSAGEILGDNFSLAWRVLDSKYFGVPQRRRRIFLVADLDGGSSREILFEQKSLSGDTSEGCKKGKRNTRAIKESFNKTICLNDQGGERMDFYNEQSGTLRASGGIAPFVFENHSQDSRYKGPLKETQTLASNLGQGGNNQPFVVYDIRQTSENTKNERHNIYECDVSRTIDTSGNTPTRNQGGVAIVEDIYTMSKNSHFTKADKNISSSLVATDYKDPPLVNQRLVRRLTPKECGRLQGFPDYWCDNLGIECPTDEDLSFWREVFDKDAEIKGLKKKKTDKQILKWLKNPHTDSAEYKMWGNGIALPCAIYIFKRLINTANKT, from the coding sequence ATGAATAAAGAACTAACATTAGGTTCACTATTTGACGGCAGTGGAGGATTCCCTTTGGCTGCTATTTTTTGTGGGATAAAACCAATATGGGCATCGGAGGTTGAGCCTTTTCCAATAAGAGTTACGCAGAAAAACCTACCTCAAGTTAAACATTTAGGAGATATAAAAGATATCGACGGGTCTGAAATCGAACCTGTTGATATCATTTCCTTTGGTAGTCCTTGCCAAGATCTATCAATCGCAGGTAAGAGGGCAGGACTTGAAGGGAAAAAATCTAACCTTTTTTATGAGGCGATAAGAGTTATAAAAGAAATGAGGTGTAAAAGTAATGGTGAGTATCCAAGATACCTACTATGGGAAAATGTGCCAGGAGCCTTTTCATCAAACAAAGGAGAGGACTTTAGATGCGTCCTTGAAGAAATTACAAGAATTAAAGATTCCACAGTTAAACTTTCTCGACCACCGAGATGGCACAGTGCAGGAGAAATCCTGGGAGATAATTTTTCCCTTGCTTGGAGAGTCCTTGATTCTAAATACTTCGGAGTGCCCCAACGAAGGAGAAGAATCTTCCTTGTCGCAGATCTTGATGGAGGAAGTTCCAGAGAAATATTATTTGAGCAAAAAAGCTTGTCAGGGGATACTTCAGAGGGCTGCAAGAAAGGAAAAAGAAATACCAGAGCCATTAAAGAAAGCTTTAATAAGACAATCTGTTTAAATGACCAAGGTGGGGAGAGGATGGATTTTTATAATGAGCAAAGTGGAACCTTGAGAGCAAGTGGAGGAATTGCACCATTCGTTTTTGAAAATCACAGTCAAGACTCAAGGTATAAAGGACCACTAAAAGAAACACAAACACTTGCATCAAACTTAGGACAAGGTGGAAATAACCAACCATTTGTAGTCTACGATATAAGACAAACTTCAGAAAACACTAAAAATGAAAGACATAATATTTATGAGTGTGACGTTTCAAGAACCATTGACACATCTGGAAATACTCCTACAAGAAATCAAGGTGGAGTTGCAATAGTTGAGGATATCTACACCATGAGCAAGAATTCTCATTTTACAAAAGCAGACAAGAATATATCGTCTTCTTTAGTTGCCACTGATTATAAAGATCCTCCGCTTGTTAACCAGAGACTTGTAAGAAGATTAACACCAAAAGAATGTGGAAGATTACAAGGATTTCCAGATTACTGGTGTGATAACTTAGGAATAGAATGTCCAACAGACGAAGACTTGTCCTTTTGGAGAGAAGTTTTTGATAAGGATGCTGAAATAAAAGGTCTTAAAAAGAAGAAAACAGATAAGCAGATATTAAAGTGGCTTAAAAATCCTCATACAGATTCTGCAGAATATAAAATGTGGGGCAATGGAATTGCTCTTCCATGCGCTATATATATTTTCAAAAGACTTATAAATACTGCAAATAAGACTTGA
- a CDS encoding site-specific DNA-methyltransferase, which translates to MITTKEMKLVDIEKLVPYVNNARTHSQDQINKLRSSIREFGFINPVIIDKDYGVIAGHGRIMAAKEEGIKEVPCVFADHLNEAQKKAYILADNRMALDAGWDEELLRVEIESLEDYGFDVELTGFSTDELSNIFDLGNDTEDDGFDVDKELEKPTFSKAGDIWTLGKHKVICGDSTDETTYEKLMEGSKANLIITDPPYNVNYEGSAGKIKNDNMEQGKFYEFLLSSFLNMKKFLADDGSIYVFHADTEGLNFRKAFQDAGFYLSGTCIWKKQSLVLGRSPYQWQHEPILYGWKKKGKHNWYTGRKESTIWEFDKPRKNGDHPTMKPIPLLSYPIKNSSMTNSIVLDPFGGSGSTIIACEQTDRICRMIELDEKFVDVIVNRFIELVGSDKDVSLLRDGKEYKYSEVLKDE; encoded by the coding sequence ATGATTACAACAAAAGAAATGAAATTAGTTGATATCGAAAAACTTGTTCCCTATGTAAATAATGCAAGAACTCACTCACAAGACCAGATTAATAAACTACGCTCATCAATTCGAGAGTTTGGTTTCATCAATCCTGTAATTATTGATAAAGACTATGGAGTTATTGCAGGCCATGGAAGAATTATGGCGGCGAAGGAAGAGGGGATAAAAGAAGTACCATGTGTATTTGCAGACCATCTAAATGAGGCACAAAAGAAAGCCTATATCTTAGCTGATAACAGAATGGCTCTTGATGCTGGTTGGGATGAAGAACTACTAAGAGTAGAAATTGAATCGCTAGAAGATTATGGCTTTGATGTAGAGCTCACAGGTTTTTCAACAGATGAACTATCTAATATTTTTGACTTAGGAAATGATACAGAAGATGATGGTTTTGATGTAGACAAAGAATTAGAAAAACCTACTTTTTCTAAAGCTGGAGATATTTGGACATTAGGTAAACATAAAGTTATCTGTGGAGATTCTACAGATGAGACCACTTACGAGAAATTAATGGAAGGATCAAAGGCAAATCTTATCATCACAGACCCTCCATACAACGTAAACTATGAAGGATCAGCTGGAAAAATTAAAAATGACAATATGGAGCAAGGTAAATTCTATGAATTCTTACTAAGCTCCTTTTTAAATATGAAAAAGTTTCTTGCAGATGATGGTTCGATTTATGTTTTCCATGCTGATACAGAAGGACTTAATTTTAGAAAGGCTTTTCAAGATGCTGGATTTTATTTATCTGGAACTTGTATCTGGAAGAAACAATCCCTTGTACTTGGAAGAAGCCCTTACCAGTGGCAACATGAACCCATCCTTTATGGCTGGAAGAAAAAAGGAAAACACAACTGGTATACAGGAAGGAAAGAGTCTACCATTTGGGAATTTGATAAACCAAGAAAGAATGGTGACCATCCTACTATGAAGCCTATCCCACTTTTATCTTATCCTATTAAAAATTCATCAATGACAAACTCCATTGTACTTGATCCTTTTGGTGGAAGTGGAAGTACAATAATAGCTTGTGAACAGACTGATAGGATTTGTAGGATGATAGAACTTGATGAAAAATTTGTAGATGTCATTGTAAATAGATTTATTGAATTAGTTGGCAGTGATAAAGATGTAAGCCTTTTAAGAGATGGAAAAGAATATAAATACTCAGAGGTATTAAAAGATGAATAA
- a CDS encoding S-adenosylmethionine synthetase N-terminal domain-containing protein, giving the protein MFEKVNPKHPDKIADCIAGAIVDLAYKEKDNPKIAVEVLLGHGNCHVIIETDCNLNKKEIGSAIKRIAGDVIVDIKIVEQDIHLSNNQREKIRCGDNGIFKGVPTSDEEKKLSLIAREIYSNYPYDGKYILDGDKLIICQSNISTEILKSIYPRAIVNPLGDWTGGYNVDTGATNRKLGSDMGRAVTGGGLHGKDLSKADVSINIYAHLKAQEEKREIELSCAIGDETVDGRPYSEIVEIARNYINSIGGFEEFAKWGLI; this is encoded by the coding sequence ATGTTTGAAAAAGTAAATCCAAAGCATCCAGATAAAATAGCAGATTGCATCGCTGGTGCAATTGTAGATTTAGCATATAAAGAAAAGGACAATCCTAAAATAGCAGTTGAAGTATTGCTAGGGCATGGAAATTGCCATGTCATTATTGAAACGGACTGCAATCTAAATAAAAAAGAAATTGGATCAGCAATTAAGAGGATAGCAGGAGATGTCATAGTAGATATTAAAATTGTAGAACAGGATATCCACCTATCAAATAATCAAAGAGAAAAGATAAGATGTGGAGACAATGGAATTTTTAAGGGAGTACCCACATCAGATGAAGAAAAGAAACTATCTTTAATTGCTCGTGAAATCTATTCTAATTATCCCTACGATGGAAAATACATTCTTGATGGAGATAAACTTATCATCTGCCAGTCAAATATATCTACAGAAATCTTAAAATCAATTTATCCAAGAGCAATTGTAAATCCATTAGGAGATTGGACTGGGGGATACAATGTTGATACTGGAGCGACCAATAGGAAACTCGGATCTGACATGGGAAGAGCAGTAACTGGTGGAGGTCTTCATGGTAAAGACCTATCCAAGGCTGATGTATCAATTAATATTTATGCCCACCTAAAGGCACAAGAAGAAAAAAGAGAGATTGAATTATCCTGTGCAATCGGGGATGAAACTGTTGATGGTAGACCATATTCAGAAATTGTAGAAATTGCTAGAAACTACATTAACTCTATTGGTGGTTTTGAGGAATTTGCTAAGTGGGGGCTAATATGA
- a CDS encoding P27 family phage terminase small subunit, whose amino-acid sequence MAKDGTYRGGRRVKAGGKPQPAAEKIEKGKKVEILMNDISTFTPEEIDAVDLPDGAVLDGTDMPTPSDYLSAKQKNGIPLGADEIYKETWSWLKQRNCENLVNPRLLESYSQAFARYIQCEEAISQFGLLGKHPTTGGVIASPFVQMSSQFQKTANLLWYEIYDIVKENCTEVYEDYGEDMMEKLLRQRR is encoded by the coding sequence ATCGCTAAAGACGGAACATACAGAGGTGGAAGAAGAGTAAAAGCAGGAGGGAAACCACAGCCTGCTGCTGAAAAAATAGAAAAAGGTAAAAAAGTAGAAATACTAATGAATGATATTTCAACATTCACTCCAGAAGAAATAGATGCAGTTGACTTACCAGATGGAGCAGTTCTTGATGGAACAGATATGCCTACACCAAGTGATTATCTATCAGCAAAACAAAAGAATGGTATACCACTCGGGGCTGATGAAATATATAAAGAGACTTGGAGTTGGTTAAAACAGAGAAACTGCGAGAACTTAGTAAATCCAAGATTATTAGAATCATACTCACAGGCATTTGCAAGATACATTCAATGTGAAGAGGCAATAAGTCAATTTGGACTATTAGGCAAGCATCCTACTACTGGAGGAGTTATTGCATCTCCATTTGTACAGATGTCTAGTCAGTTTCAAAAGACAGCCAACCTTTTATGGTATGAGATTTATGACATAGTTAAAGAAAACTGCACTGAAGTTTATGAAGACTACGGAGAAGATATGATGGAAAAATTACTAAGGCAGAGGAGGTAA
- a CDS encoding HNH endonuclease has product MPRKPKRPCSHPGCPELVDGRFCKKHEKEYNKNYEKYKRDPKTHKRYGKAWRLIRKRYVAEHPLCEMCLKENRMTKVEEVHHILPLSRGGTNDEDNLMSLCKSCHSKIHANIGDRWGI; this is encoded by the coding sequence GTGCCAAGAAAACCTAAGAGACCATGTTCTCATCCAGGTTGTCCTGAATTAGTTGATGGACGATTCTGTAAGAAACATGAGAAAGAATACAACAAAAACTATGAAAAATATAAACGAGATCCTAAAACTCATAAGCGTTATGGAAAAGCATGGAGACTTATAAGAAAAAGATATGTAGCAGAGCATCCACTTTGTGAAATGTGCTTAAAAGAAAATAGAATGACAAAGGTAGAGGAAGTACATCACATACTTCCTCTTTCTCGTGGTGGAACTAATGACGAAGATAATCTTATGAGTCTTTGTAAATCTTGTCACTCAAAGATTCATGCTAATATTGGAGATAGATGGGGTATATAA
- a CDS encoding DEAD/DEAH box helicase, whose protein sequence is MKYSPHDYQRYATDFIINNPISAVLLEMGLGKSVISLSAINELMLDFFDVSRTLVIAPLRVAISTWPEEIKKWEHLKYLTYSVVTGSEKERLDALKKSAHIYIINRENVDWLITKSGFKWFFDMVVIDELSSFKSYQAKRFKSLLKVRPKVKRIVGLTGTPSSNGLMDLWAEFRLLDMGERLGRYITHYRQNFFIPDKRNQQMIFSYKPKDGAEKQIYSLISDITISMKSKDFLKMPECVLNEVEVYLSEKERRLYDRLKADMVLKLEDEEIDAVNAASLSNKLLQMASGAVYNDDKESIHIHDRKLDALEDLIEGANGKPVLIAYWYKSDLKRIKDKFDVRELKTSEDFKEWNQGNIPVAIIHPASAGHGLNLQAGGSTLIWFSLTWSLELYEQTNARLYRQGQKETVVIHHILTKGTIDEDVMKSLENKNKTQAALIDAVKANLK, encoded by the coding sequence ATGAAATATTCTCCTCATGATTATCAAAGGTATGCAACGGACTTTATCATAAATAATCCAATATCAGCAGTTCTATTGGAAATGGGTCTTGGAAAAAGTGTCATAAGCCTTAGTGCAATAAATGAACTTATGCTTGATTTCTTTGATGTATCAAGGACTCTTGTTATCGCACCATTAAGAGTTGCAATTTCTACATGGCCAGAGGAGATTAAAAAATGGGAACATCTAAAATATCTTACCTATTCTGTAGTAACTGGAAGTGAGAAAGAAAGGCTTGATGCATTAAAGAAATCAGCACACATTTATATCATTAACCGTGAAAATGTAGATTGGCTTATTACAAAAAGTGGATTTAAGTGGTTCTTTGATATGGTAGTCATTGATGAACTATCCTCTTTTAAAAGTTATCAGGCAAAAAGGTTTAAGTCACTTCTTAAAGTAAGACCAAAGGTAAAGAGAATCGTAGGACTTACAGGTACACCATCCAGTAATGGACTTATGGATTTATGGGCAGAGTTTAGGCTCCTTGATATGGGAGAAAGGCTAGGAAGATATATCACTCACTATAGGCAGAATTTCTTTATACCGGATAAAAGAAACCAGCAGATGATATTTTCATATAAACCTAAAGATGGTGCAGAGAAACAGATATATAGTTTAATATCTGATATTACGATTTCTATGAAATCAAAAGATTTTCTGAAGATGCCAGAGTGTGTACTAAACGAAGTTGAAGTTTACCTATCTGAAAAAGAACGAAGATTATATGATAGGTTAAAAGCTGATATGGTTTTGAAACTGGAAGATGAAGAAATTGATGCTGTAAATGCTGCGTCACTTTCCAATAAACTCCTACAAATGGCAAGTGGAGCTGTCTATAACGATGATAAGGAAAGTATTCATATTCACGATAGAAAACTTGATGCACTTGAAGATTTAATTGAAGGTGCTAATGGCAAACCTGTTCTGATAGCCTATTGGTATAAGTCAGATTTAAAAAGAATAAAAGACAAGTTTGATGTAAGAGAACTTAAGACAAGTGAGGACTTTAAAGAATGGAATCAAGGAAATATTCCAGTAGCTATTATCCATCCTGCATCTGCTGGTCATGGACTTAATTTACAAGCTGGAGGTTCAACACTTATTTGGTTTTCTCTTACTTGGTCATTAGAACTTTATGAACAAACCAATGCCAGACTATATAGGCAGGGTCAGAAAGAAACAGTTGTGATTCATCATATATTAACAAAAGGAACTATTGATGAAGATGTAATGAAATCATTAGAAAATAAGAACAAGACACAAGCTGCACTCATTGATGCAGTAAAAGCAAATCTAAAATGA
- a CDS encoding VRR-NUC domain-containing protein, which translates to MLEKEIEKALVKEVKALGGYCIKLTSPSMNGLPDRMVFLSDGKFAFVELKAKGKKPRPLQLKRMADFRKLGFRSFMIDGKEQIGGVIDEIFSS; encoded by the coding sequence ATGTTAGAAAAAGAAATAGAAAAAGCTTTAGTAAAAGAGGTTAAAGCACTGGGTGGCTATTGCATAAAACTTACTAGTCCAAGTATGAATGGTCTCCCTGATAGAATGGTATTTTTATCAGATGGGAAGTTTGCTTTTGTTGAGCTAAAGGCAAAAGGCAAAAAGCCTAGACCTCTTCAGTTAAAAAGAATGGCTGATTTTAGGAAGTTAGGATTTAGGTCATTTATGATTGATGGTAAAGAGCAAATCGGAGGTGTTATTGATGAAATATTCTCCTCATGA